From Novosphingobium decolorationis, one genomic window encodes:
- the proB gene encoding glutamate 5-kinase: MPITKLSDLADPELNPCLVIKVGSSLLVDDDGVRTVWLNGLVGEISEARRRGQNVIVVSSGSVALGARTLGFDKGGRGSLADAQASAAVGQIALSGMWAQLLGNHGLTAAQMLVTLMDLEDRRRYLNITATIERLLDAGVVPVINENDSITTQELRFGDNDRLAARVAQAAGASSVLLMSDIDGLYDRHPKEPGATRLEVVKGITPEIKAMASTESNSGMGSGGMVSKLQAVEIAAIAGACVVIGNGFHERPVERVMGSRDEAGVGTLFLPRRRRGASKPGARKVWLGGRLRTKGKIIIDDGAMKALIHEGASLLAKGVIDVDGRFRRGDPVSIVNSEGVVVANGLSEYDAKEIHAIRRLHSNEQQTVLGYAPRSSVVHRDLMSIKYVPTVA, from the coding sequence GTACGGTCTGGCTCAACGGCCTCGTCGGTGAAATTTCCGAAGCGCGTCGGCGCGGGCAGAATGTCATTGTCGTGTCCTCCGGCTCGGTGGCTCTGGGCGCGCGTACGCTCGGTTTCGACAAGGGTGGGCGCGGCTCGCTTGCAGATGCGCAGGCTTCGGCCGCCGTCGGCCAGATCGCGCTCTCGGGCATGTGGGCCCAGCTCCTGGGCAACCACGGCCTGACCGCCGCGCAGATGCTGGTCACGCTGATGGATCTTGAAGATCGCCGCCGTTACCTCAACATCACCGCGACCATCGAACGCCTGCTCGATGCCGGTGTGGTCCCCGTCATCAACGAGAACGATTCGATCACCACGCAGGAGCTGCGCTTTGGCGACAACGACCGTCTGGCCGCGCGCGTTGCGCAGGCTGCGGGTGCCAGCTCGGTCCTGCTGATGTCGGACATCGACGGCCTCTATGATCGCCACCCCAAGGAGCCGGGCGCGACCCGTCTCGAAGTGGTCAAGGGCATCACGCCGGAGATCAAGGCGATGGCGTCCACCGAATCGAATTCGGGAATGGGCTCGGGCGGCATGGTCTCCAAGCTCCAGGCTGTCGAGATCGCCGCGATCGCGGGCGCCTGCGTCGTCATCGGTAACGGCTTCCACGAACGTCCGGTCGAGCGGGTCATGGGCTCGCGCGACGAGGCGGGCGTGGGCACGCTGTTCCTGCCGCGCCGCCGTCGCGGGGCGAGCAAGCCGGGCGCGCGCAAGGTGTGGCTGGGCGGACGCCTGCGCACCAAGGGCAAGATCATCATCGATGACGGCGCGATGAAGGCGCTGATCCACGAGGGCGCGAGCCTGCTTGCCAAGGGCGTGATTGATGTCGACGGGCGTTTCCGCCGGGGCGATCCGGTCTCCATCGTCAATTCGGAAGGGGTCGTTGTCGCCAATGGCCTGTCCGAGTACGACGCCAAGGAGATCCACGCGATTCGGCGCCTGCACTCCAATGAACAGCAGACGGTCCTGGGCTACGCGCCGCGTTCCTCCGTCGTTCATCGCGACCTCATGTCGATCAAGTATGTGCCGACCGTCGCCTGA